In a single window of the Pseudomonas oryzihabitans genome:
- a CDS encoding C13 family peptidase has protein sequence MSTLLNRLALAALLLATCVAQAAPNASSVRLPDGGVYTGEIVSGLLNGSGRIEWPNGNWLKGRFKDGLAEGPGEQQFADGTYYQGTFRRGLYHGQGNLISSSGWEYHGSFVNGRMQGQGSKLDSDGTQTIGTFNDGHLNGVGQWQEPGGDRYDGEFVDDQFEGAGVYRSAGGDLWRGRFSAGELTGNGEFVGSDGSQYRGAFRNWKFDGQGVLTNSDSSVYRGNFADGVYAGMGVLTRADGQLERGLWEGGKRIRDDQGQYIADPLERGLLDQGKVLDQELQQIPASTPATELYGLVLAGDGGQGVFQREANYVANFLTTTWGARDVVHLINAKDIRSDHPLATRENLYQSLQALAQRTGPEDLILIYLTSHGSADHQLVLDQPGLDLSSLPAAELGRLLAPLRGRDKLVIVSSCYSGGFIPQLQDDHTLVMTASKADRTSFGCTDEADFTYFGRALFAEAFQHTDDPEQAFQRARDTVAVREKTEGFDPSEPQLWAPPAVLQKWRAWRASR, from the coding sequence ATGAGCACCCTCCTGAACCGTCTCGCCCTCGCCGCGCTGCTGCTGGCGACCTGCGTCGCCCAGGCGGCGCCCAACGCGAGCAGCGTGAGGTTGCCCGATGGCGGGGTCTATACCGGCGAGATCGTCAGCGGTCTGCTCAACGGTAGCGGTCGCATCGAGTGGCCCAATGGCAACTGGCTCAAGGGGCGCTTCAAGGATGGCCTGGCCGAAGGCCCGGGCGAGCAGCAGTTCGCCGACGGTACCTACTACCAGGGCACCTTTCGCCGCGGCCTCTACCACGGCCAGGGCAATCTGATCAGCAGCAGCGGCTGGGAATACCACGGCAGCTTCGTCAATGGCCGCATGCAGGGCCAGGGTTCCAAGCTGGACAGCGACGGGACCCAGACCATCGGTACGTTCAACGATGGCCACCTCAATGGGGTTGGCCAGTGGCAGGAGCCAGGCGGCGATCGCTATGACGGCGAATTCGTCGACGACCAGTTCGAGGGTGCGGGCGTCTATCGCAGCGCCGGGGGCGACCTCTGGCGTGGTCGCTTCAGCGCCGGCGAACTGACCGGCAACGGCGAATTCGTCGGCAGCGATGGCAGCCAGTACCGCGGCGCCTTCCGCAACTGGAAATTCGACGGTCAGGGCGTGCTCACCAACAGCGACTCCAGTGTCTACCGCGGCAACTTCGCCGATGGCGTCTATGCCGGCATGGGCGTGCTGACCCGGGCCGACGGCCAGCTCGAACGGGGTCTCTGGGAAGGCGGCAAGCGCATCCGCGACGACCAGGGGCAATACATCGCCGATCCCCTGGAGCGCGGCCTGCTCGACCAGGGCAAGGTGCTCGACCAGGAGCTGCAGCAGATCCCGGCCTCCACTCCCGCTACCGAGCTCTATGGCCTGGTCCTGGCTGGCGACGGCGGTCAGGGCGTGTTCCAGCGTGAAGCCAACTACGTGGCCAACTTCCTCACCACCACCTGGGGCGCCCGCGATGTCGTCCATTTGATCAACGCCAAGGACATCCGCAGCGACCATCCGCTGGCCACCCGCGAGAACCTCTACCAGAGCCTGCAGGCCCTGGCCCAGCGTACTGGTCCAGAAGACCTGATTCTCATCTACCTGACCAGCCATGGCTCGGCCGACCATCAACTGGTGCTCGACCAGCCGGGCCTGGACCTCTCCAGCCTGCCGGCGGCGGAACTCGGCCGCCTGCTCGCGCCCCTGCGCGGGCGCGACAAGCTGGTCATCGTCTCCAGCTGCTACAGCGGCGGCTTCATCCCACAGTTGCAGGACGACCATACCCTGGTGATGACCGCCTCCAAGGCTGATCGCACCTCCTTCGGCTGCACCGACGAAGCCGATTTCACCTATTTCGGTCGCGCGCTGTTCGCCGAGGCCTTCCAGCACACCGACGATCCCGAGCAGGCTTTCCAGCGCGCCCGCGACACCGTGGCCGTGCGCGAGAAGACCGAAGGCTTCGACCCATCCGAACCCCAGCTCTGGGCACCACCCGCCGTGCTGCAGAAGTGGCGCGCCTGGCGCGCGAGTCGCTGA
- a CDS encoding YbaK/EbsC family protein, with protein sequence MSLDSVRQHLAHIAPDLEILEATTSTATVTLAAAAHGVEPGRIAKTLGLKVGEQQLLLVARGDARLDNRKLKAAFGGKAKLLDAATVEGLTGHPVGGVCPFGLATPLPVYCDESLKAFDEVLPAAGAIHSAVRLTPERLAALSEARWVDVCEVGDQRS encoded by the coding sequence ATGAGCCTCGACTCCGTCCGCCAGCACCTCGCCCACATCGCGCCCGACCTCGAGATCCTCGAGGCCACGACCAGTACCGCGACCGTTACCCTGGCGGCGGCCGCCCATGGCGTGGAGCCCGGGCGCATCGCCAAGACCCTGGGGCTGAAGGTAGGGGAGCAGCAACTGCTGCTGGTCGCGCGCGGTGATGCGCGGCTGGACAACCGCAAGCTCAAGGCTGCCTTCGGCGGCAAGGCCAAGCTGCTCGATGCCGCCACCGTGGAAGGCCTTACCGGGCATCCGGTGGGCGGCGTCTGCCCGTTCGGACTGGCCACGCCGCTGCCGGTCTACTGCGACGAATCCCTCAAGGCTTTCGACGAGGTGCTACCGGCCGCGGGCGCCATCCACAGCGCCGTGCGCCTCACGCCCGAGCGGCTGGCCGCCCTCAGCGAGGCACGCTGGGTGGATGTCTGCGAGGTGGGCGATCAGCGCAGCTGA
- a CDS encoding EAL domain-containing protein: MAAEHSAIRLLLLEASQNEAERLVSLFRNAGRAARAQRLADPAGLDELLSQSWDLAILAPPSPELDSHAVLQRLRQQVPHLAIIQRVAQGDSEAVLTALRQGARDAIASDNDEHLLLASLRELGNLADRHERRRLEQALAEAEQRCQLLLANAVDAVAYVHDGLHIHVNLAYVELLGYPSADDLEITPLMDLIGAADQPALRDAFRQLRDDPSPLELDCQGVRHDGSTIDLRLRLTPAIYLDEPCVQLHLREARVAPAAEALEEQLREVRFQDTLTGLLNRSRMLDLLEDALERARLGAPASFAYLSIDRYPTLLAELGIDAMDELLVALAERLCEHFGTLVTLSRFADDAFTALLPQAADASLDTTFERLLGRQERKPLALAGRNLAISYSIGVVGLDTHAKSAGDLVDRAHRSARQVAQRGGNACKRYDPQEELAAAANRGNLVAMVKQALQQNGFRLLFQPVIGLRGSSHEYYEALLRLINPQGEEVSPAEFARTARDSGLSGQIDRWVIHQAVRQLGEHRARGHGTRIFVHLSGATLGDLELLPWLSKTLEAQQLDAEAVIFQMSEEDLLAQPEQALAMAQRLRRQGHPITLSGFASGDQSLAALRFLVPDYVKLSGKLIKDLGQPDHQERLKAMVADLSAQNVQTIAPFVESASVLAQLWQVGVHFIQGYYLQEPSQAMDYEFQAE, translated from the coding sequence ATGGCTGCCGAACACAGCGCGATCCGCCTGTTGCTGCTCGAAGCATCGCAGAACGAGGCGGAACGCCTGGTCAGCCTGTTCCGCAATGCCGGACGGGCAGCGCGGGCCCAGCGCCTTGCCGATCCCGCCGGTCTCGACGAACTCCTGTCCCAGTCCTGGGACCTTGCCATCCTCGCCCCACCGTCTCCCGAGCTCGACAGCCACGCCGTGCTCCAACGTCTGCGTCAGCAGGTGCCACACCTCGCGATCATCCAGCGGGTGGCCCAGGGTGATTCAGAGGCAGTGCTGACCGCCCTGCGCCAGGGGGCACGGGATGCCATTGCCAGTGACAACGACGAGCACCTGCTGCTGGCCAGCCTGCGCGAACTGGGCAATCTGGCCGATCGCCACGAACGCCGACGCCTCGAACAGGCCCTGGCCGAAGCCGAACAGCGCTGCCAGCTGCTGCTGGCCAACGCGGTGGATGCGGTCGCCTATGTCCATGACGGCCTGCATATCCACGTCAACCTGGCCTATGTGGAGCTCCTGGGCTATCCGTCCGCAGACGATCTGGAAATCACCCCGCTGATGGATCTGATCGGCGCGGCGGACCAGCCGGCGCTGCGCGACGCCTTCCGCCAGCTGCGTGACGACCCCAGCCCACTGGAACTGGACTGCCAAGGCGTCCGCCATGACGGCAGTACCATCGACTTGCGCCTGCGTCTGACGCCGGCCATCTATCTCGACGAACCCTGCGTGCAGCTGCACCTGCGGGAAGCGCGCGTGGCCCCCGCGGCCGAGGCCCTCGAGGAGCAGCTGCGCGAGGTGCGCTTCCAGGACACCCTGACCGGCCTGCTCAATCGCAGCCGCATGCTCGACCTGCTGGAAGATGCCCTGGAGCGCGCCCGACTGGGAGCGCCGGCCAGCTTCGCCTACCTGAGCATCGACCGCTATCCAACGCTGCTGGCCGAGCTCGGCATAGACGCCATGGACGAATTGCTGGTCGCCCTGGCGGAGCGCCTGTGCGAGCACTTCGGCACCCTGGTCACCCTCTCGCGCTTCGCCGACGACGCCTTTACCGCCCTGCTGCCGCAAGCGGCCGATGCCAGCCTGGACACCACCTTCGAGCGCCTGCTCGGTCGCCAGGAGCGGAAGCCCCTGGCCCTGGCTGGGCGTAACCTGGCCATCAGCTACTCCATCGGCGTGGTCGGCCTGGACACCCATGCCAAGAGCGCGGGCGACCTGGTGGACCGCGCGCACCGCTCCGCCCGCCAGGTCGCCCAGCGCGGCGGCAACGCCTGCAAGCGCTACGATCCGCAGGAAGAGCTGGCCGCCGCAGCCAATCGCGGCAATCTGGTGGCCATGGTCAAGCAGGCGCTGCAGCAAAACGGCTTCCGCCTGCTGTTCCAGCCGGTGATCGGCCTGCGTGGCAGCAGCCATGAGTATTACGAGGCCCTCCTGCGCCTGATCAACCCCCAGGGCGAGGAAGTCTCTCCAGCCGAATTCGCCCGGACCGCGCGTGACAGTGGCCTGAGCGGCCAGATCGATCGCTGGGTGATCCACCAGGCGGTGCGCCAGCTTGGCGAACACCGTGCCCGTGGCCATGGCACCCGCATCTTCGTGCACCTCTCGGGCGCCACCCTGGGCGATCTGGAGTTGCTGCCCTGGCTGAGCAAGACACTGGAGGCGCAGCAGCTGGACGCCGAGGCGGTGATCTTCCAGATGAGCGAAGAAGACCTGCTGGCCCAGCCGGAGCAGGCCCTGGCCATGGCGCAGCGGCTACGCCGCCAGGGCCATCCGATCACCCTCAGCGGTTTCGCCAGCGGCGATCAGTCACTCGCCGCATTGCGTTTTCTGGTGCCTGACTACGTCAAGCTGTCGGGCAAGCTGATCAAGGACCTGGGGCAACCGGACCATCAGGAGCGCCTCAAGGCCATGGTCGCCGACCTCAGCGCCCAGAATGTCCAGACCATCGCGCCTTTCGTCGAGAGCGCCAGCGTGCTGGCCCAGCTGTGGCAGGTCGGGGTGCACTTCATCCAGGGCTATTACCTGCAGGAACCCAGCCAGGCGATGGACTACGAGTTCCAGGCCGAGTAG
- a CDS encoding oxidoreductase: MYLTPQHALIAGATGLTGEHLLDRLLNEPTVPRVLAPTRRPLAEHVRLDNPVGDLNSLLPTLEGPLDVAFCCLGTTMKQAGSEAAFRAVDYGLPLAVGQRALELGARHYIVVSAIGADSQSSIFYNKVKGELEEALRAQGWTQLTLARPSLLIGQRPEERLGERLAAPLSQWLPGKWHGIEAAVLARALWRLALEESQGVRVVESDELRKLGR; this comes from the coding sequence GTGTACCTGACGCCTCAGCATGCCCTCATCGCCGGCGCCACCGGCCTGACCGGCGAACACCTGCTCGACCGCCTCCTCAATGAGCCGACGGTACCGCGGGTGCTGGCGCCGACCCGCCGCCCGCTGGCGGAGCACGTTCGGCTGGACAATCCGGTGGGCGATCTCAACAGCCTGCTGCCGACGCTGGAAGGCCCACTGGACGTGGCCTTCTGCTGCCTGGGCACTACCATGAAACAGGCCGGCTCCGAAGCGGCCTTTCGCGCTGTGGATTACGGCCTGCCCCTGGCGGTCGGTCAGCGCGCCCTGGAACTGGGCGCACGGCACTACATCGTGGTCAGCGCCATCGGCGCCGATTCGCAGTCCTCGATCTTCTATAACAAGGTCAAGGGCGAACTGGAAGAAGCCCTGCGCGCCCAAGGCTGGACGCAGCTGACCCTAGCGCGGCCGTCGCTGCTGATCGGCCAGCGCCCGGAAGAGCGCCTGGGCGAACGCCTAGCCGCCCCGCTCTCACAGTGGTTACCCGGCAAATGGCACGGCATTGAAGCCGCTGTCCTGGCCCGCGCCCTGTGGCGCCTGGCCCTGGAAGAAAGCCAGGGCGTGCGGGTGGTGGAGTCGGACGAGTTGCGCAAGTTGGGGCGTTGA
- the asd gene encoding archaetidylserine decarboxylase (Phosphatidylserine decarboxylase is synthesized as a single chain precursor. Generation of the pyruvoyl active site from a Ser is coupled to cleavage of a Gly-Ser bond between the larger (beta) and smaller (alpha chains). It is an integral membrane protein.), translating into MKLQDRLFILAQHLLPHHLLSRVVGGFAECRAPWFKNLLTRWFVRHYDVDMRQAQVEDPTAYENFNAFFTRALKPGARPLPAEPGVVVSPSDGAISQLGRIEHGRIFQAKGHSYSLLELLGGDGLRAAPFMGGHFATIYLSPKDYHRVHMPLTGTLKEMIYVPGRIFSVNQLTAENVPELFARNERVVCIFDTAVGPMAVILVGAMIVASIETVWAGLVTPPKRELKRFAYDEAARAPITLRTGDELGRFKLGSTAIVLFGPEAVNWSAELGALSTVNMGQLLGVPTTPAPLTTVSEPGPLA; encoded by the coding sequence ATGAAACTGCAAGACCGACTGTTCATCCTGGCCCAGCACCTGCTGCCGCACCACCTGCTGTCACGGGTGGTCGGCGGTTTCGCCGAGTGCCGCGCGCCCTGGTTCAAGAACCTGCTGACCCGCTGGTTCGTCCGTCACTACGACGTGGACATGCGCCAGGCGCAGGTGGAAGACCCGACCGCCTACGAGAACTTCAACGCCTTCTTCACCCGTGCCCTCAAGCCCGGTGCCCGCCCGCTGCCAGCCGAGCCCGGCGTGGTGGTCAGCCCCAGCGACGGCGCCATCAGCCAGCTCGGTCGCATCGAGCATGGCCGCATCTTCCAGGCCAAGGGGCACAGCTACAGCCTGCTGGAACTGCTTGGCGGCGACGGCCTGCGCGCCGCGCCCTTCATGGGCGGCCATTTCGCCACCATTTATCTGTCGCCCAAGGACTACCACCGGGTGCACATGCCGCTCACCGGTACCCTGAAGGAGATGATCTATGTGCCCGGACGCATCTTCTCGGTCAATCAGCTTACCGCCGAGAACGTGCCCGAGCTGTTCGCCCGCAACGAGCGGGTGGTCTGCATCTTCGACACCGCCGTGGGCCCCATGGCGGTCATCCTGGTCGGCGCCATGATCGTCGCCAGCATCGAGACGGTCTGGGCCGGTCTGGTCACCCCGCCCAAGCGTGAACTCAAGCGTTTCGCCTACGACGAAGCGGCTCGTGCGCCCATCACCCTGCGCACGGGCGACGAGTTGGGTCGCTTCAAACTGGGCTCCACCGCCATCGTGCTGTTCGGTCCGGAGGCGGTGAATTGGTCCGCTGAACTCGGCGCGCTGTCTACCGTCAACATGGGGCAACTGCTGGGGGTTCCGACCACGCCCGCCCCCTTGACCACCGTTTCCGAGCCAGGGCCTCTCGCCTAG
- a CDS encoding LysR substrate-binding domain-containing protein, whose amino-acid sequence MSRILNAQTQAWLQVFVCAARHLSFTRCAEELHVTPGAISQQMRQLEERLGFKLFHRVARGLELTAEGQRLATTLNQAYGLIDAELRRLNAGQFGGVVRLRSIPSFLGKWLTPRLPRLQARFPDLQLRLVAEDSSWSLREGEFDLAIDLNDGSYPGLASTPLMDEEIFPVCAPSLLAGRPPLERPEDLEFYPLLHDITAWRGSYEYAEWEFYLASIGAPALDVRRGHTFNRNHLTIEAAIAGMGVAIARRALITDELARGVLVVPPFGRSVPAHKRYMLLYAQGALADPRLRALHDWLVQEVDQMALAQPA is encoded by the coding sequence ATGAGCCGGATCCTCAATGCTCAAACCCAGGCCTGGTTGCAGGTGTTCGTCTGCGCCGCGCGCCATCTGTCCTTTACGCGCTGTGCCGAAGAGCTGCATGTGACGCCTGGCGCCATCAGCCAGCAGATGCGCCAGCTGGAGGAGCGCCTGGGCTTCAAGCTGTTCCATCGCGTCGCGCGTGGACTGGAGCTGACCGCCGAGGGCCAGCGTCTGGCGACCACCCTCAACCAGGCCTATGGGCTGATCGACGCCGAACTGCGGCGGCTCAATGCCGGCCAATTCGGCGGCGTGGTGCGGCTCAGGTCGATCCCCTCGTTCCTGGGCAAGTGGCTGACCCCGCGGCTGCCGCGGTTGCAGGCACGCTTTCCCGATCTGCAATTGCGGCTGGTGGCCGAGGACAGTAGCTGGTCGCTGCGCGAGGGTGAATTCGACCTCGCCATCGATCTCAACGACGGCAGCTACCCGGGACTGGCCTCGACGCCGCTGATGGATGAAGAGATCTTCCCGGTATGCGCCCCCAGTCTGCTGGCGGGACGGCCACCGCTGGAGCGACCGGAGGACCTGGAGTTCTATCCTTTGCTGCACGACATCACCGCCTGGCGCGGCAGCTACGAATACGCCGAGTGGGAGTTCTATCTCGCCAGCATCGGCGCGCCGGCGCTGGATGTGCGGCGGGGCCATACCTTCAACCGCAACCACCTGACCATCGAGGCGGCCATCGCCGGCATGGGCGTGGCCATCGCCCGGCGCGCCCTGATCACCGACGAACTGGCCCGTGGCGTGCTAGTGGTGCCGCCCTTCGGCCGTTCGGTGCCGGCCCACAAGAGGTACATGCTGCTCTACGCCCAGGGCGCCCTGGCCGATCCCCGCCTGCGCGCCCTGCACGACTGGCTGGTGCAGGAGGTGGATCAGATGGCGCTGGCACAGCCGGCGTAG
- a CDS encoding AhpA/YtjB family protein, with amino-acid sequence MTRPATVKPDNFFLLIYRALRQRRVPVALRIVSHSLLLVAAALVIYAGIMSMQFRHAMQQQADAVGQSLVTQTANSAAELLVANDNLSLNVLLSNLARNPLVAHAAVYSPDNRVLAESGTRPSQGLLTATDGIYSTPIRFQDVTAGQVRLALDMDQFQQPMMISLQNMGLLGLILLGLTLILSLRLGRQLSTPLLELRVWLRDPDDPAPGAGRLDELGDLARQLQSRLVPPKPSKPPKAEVTEDDDPFADEQGGLSIKPPPARKAAAKPAARKPATANAEADSELDADAFAELVPDSFTEPPPTPAPVVPTEPDIVTSAVLAIQLGAQDQLSRLPRSRLEQLLERYRDCLQQATELYDGELHTLKDGGSLILFHERSDDDDYLTRALCCGEIMRALGHALQVEVVGSGATLQLQLGLTQGERLAGLELAQLLDNTTVRNAQSLSRHSRNLLLVEQSIAEDELLRKRARIRTIASPAGASCVERLLEPYSATLERHLVRLEAR; translated from the coding sequence GTGACCCGCCCCGCGACCGTCAAGCCCGATAATTTCTTCCTGCTGATCTACCGAGCCCTGCGCCAGCGTCGTGTGCCGGTGGCCTTGCGCATCGTTTCCCACAGCCTGTTGCTGGTGGCCGCCGCCCTGGTGATCTATGCCGGCATCATGAGCATGCAGTTCCGCCATGCCATGCAGCAGCAGGCCGACGCCGTCGGCCAGAGCCTGGTGACCCAGACGGCCAACTCCGCCGCCGAGTTGCTGGTGGCCAACGACAACCTCAGCCTCAACGTGCTGCTGAGCAACCTGGCGCGTAATCCGCTGGTCGCCCATGCCGCGGTCTACAGCCCCGACAACCGGGTGCTGGCCGAGTCCGGCACCCGGCCGAGCCAGGGCCTGCTGACCGCCACCGATGGCATCTACAGCACGCCGATCCGTTTCCAGGACGTTACCGCCGGCCAGGTGCGCCTGGCGCTGGACATGGACCAGTTCCAGCAGCCGATGATGATCAGCCTGCAGAACATGGGGCTGCTCGGACTGATCCTGTTGGGCCTGACCCTGATCCTCAGCCTGCGGCTCGGGCGCCAGCTGTCGACTCCGCTGCTGGAGCTGCGCGTCTGGCTGCGCGACCCCGATGACCCCGCGCCGGGCGCGGGACGGCTCGACGAACTGGGCGATCTGGCCCGTCAGCTGCAGAGCCGTCTGGTGCCGCCCAAGCCGTCTAAACCGCCCAAGGCGGAAGTGACCGAGGACGACGATCCCTTCGCCGACGAGCAGGGTGGCCTGAGCATCAAGCCACCGCCCGCGCGCAAGGCCGCCGCCAAGCCGGCTGCACGCAAACCGGCGACGGCCAACGCCGAGGCCGACAGCGAGCTGGATGCCGACGCCTTCGCCGAGCTGGTGCCGGACTCCTTCACCGAGCCACCACCTACGCCGGCCCCAGTAGTGCCCACCGAGCCCGATATCGTCACCTCCGCGGTGCTGGCCATCCAGCTGGGCGCCCAGGACCAGCTCAGCCGCCTGCCGCGCAGTCGCCTCGAGCAGCTGCTGGAGCGTTATCGCGACTGCCTGCAGCAGGCCACCGAGCTCTATGACGGCGAACTGCATACCCTCAAGGACGGCGGCAGCCTGATCCTCTTCCACGAGCGCAGCGACGACGACGACTACCTGACTCGCGCCCTTTGCTGTGGCGAGATCATGCGCGCCCTGGGTCATGCGCTGCAGGTGGAAGTGGTCGGCAGCGGTGCAACCCTGCAGCTGCAGCTGGGTCTGACGCAGGGCGAACGCCTCGCTGGCCTGGAGCTTGCCCAATTGCTCGACAACACCACCGTACGCAATGCCCAGTCACTGAGCCGCCACAGTCGCAACCTGCTGCTGGTCGAGCAGAGCATCGCTGAGGACGAGCTGCTGCGTAAGCGTGCCCGCATCCGCACCATCGCCAGCCCCGCCGGGGCCAGCTGCGTGGAGCGTCTCCTGGAACCCTACTCCGCGACGCTGGAGCGTCATCTGGTCCGGCTCGAGGCGCGCTAG
- the serB gene encoding phosphoserine phosphatase SerB: protein MQDVIGLQAVGTLPADWLAALTGALAAAGARLESLQQQGLDNGAAVTLLVSPASAGAALVQALQALDLQVAPLAQPAPDTGEAHVLTLMGRSLADLPLTRLAALCREQGLNIHAIRALSEPGATERAALELRVVGEPHEAQALRAGLLALAQEGQADIGWQPDDLQRQHRRLAVFDMDSTLIQAEVIDELAKAAGIGERVAAITERAMRGEIDFRASFTERMALLQGLSEEVLADIGAGLRLTEGAERLFAELKRLGYKTAILSGGFTYFARQVQARLGIDYVYANELEIVDGKLTGRAVEPIVDAQRKADLLRELASREGLELEQTIAVGDGANDLPMLALAGLGVAFRAKPLVRQSARQSISVLGLDGVLYLLGVEDRLTQG, encoded by the coding sequence ATGCAAGACGTTATCGGACTCCAGGCCGTGGGCACGCTGCCCGCCGATTGGTTGGCTGCCCTCACCGGCGCCCTGGCCGCGGCCGGTGCCCGGCTGGAATCGCTGCAGCAGCAAGGCCTGGACAACGGTGCCGCGGTGACCCTGCTGGTCAGCCCGGCCAGTGCCGGCGCCGCGCTGGTCCAGGCGCTGCAGGCGCTGGATCTGCAGGTGGCGCCCCTGGCACAGCCCGCGCCGGACACCGGCGAAGCCCATGTCCTGACGCTGATGGGCCGCAGCCTGGCCGATCTGCCGCTGACCCGGCTGGCCGCGCTGTGCCGGGAGCAGGGCTTGAACATCCACGCCATCCGCGCCCTGAGCGAGCCGGGCGCGACCGAACGCGCCGCCCTGGAACTGCGCGTCGTCGGCGAACCGCATGAGGCCCAAGCCCTGCGCGCCGGGCTGCTGGCGCTGGCCCAGGAAGGCCAGGCCGACATCGGCTGGCAACCCGACGACCTGCAGCGCCAGCACAGGCGTCTGGCCGTGTTCGACATGGACAGCACCCTGATCCAGGCCGAGGTCATCGACGAGCTGGCCAAGGCCGCCGGTATCGGCGAGCGGGTGGCGGCCATCACCGAGCGGGCCATGCGCGGCGAGATCGACTTCCGTGCCAGCTTCACCGAGCGCATGGCCCTGCTGCAGGGCCTGTCCGAAGAGGTGCTGGCAGACATCGGTGCCGGACTGCGCCTGACCGAGGGCGCCGAGCGGCTGTTCGCCGAGCTGAAGCGCCTGGGCTACAAGACCGCCATCCTCTCCGGCGGCTTCACCTATTTCGCCCGCCAGGTGCAGGCCCGGCTGGGGATCGACTACGTCTATGCCAACGAACTTGAAATCGTCGACGGCAAGCTGACTGGCCGCGCCGTCGAACCCATCGTCGATGCCCAGCGCAAGGCCGATCTGCTACGGGAACTGGCCAGCCGTGAAGGCCTGGAGCTGGAGCAGACCATCGCCGTGGGCGACGGCGCCAACGACCTGCCCATGCTGGCCCTGGCCGGCCTGGGCGTGGCCTTTCGCGCCAAGCCGCTGGTGCGCCAGTCCGCGCGCCAGTCCATCAGTGTGTTGGGGCTGGACGGCGTGCTCTATCTGCTGGGCGTGGAGGATCGTCTTACCCAGGGCTGA
- a CDS encoding L-serine ammonia-lyase produces MAISVFDLFKIGVGPSSSHTVGPMRAGALFAQRLVDEGLLEQVKRVEVRLYGSLSATGIGHGTDRATLIGLMGEWPDRVDPAAVEPRIEVLRNERTLLLAGRQAVHFNWQEDMLLLEESLPYHPNAMTLTAFGTTGEVAEATYYSIGGGFVVDATQAASGVLDSDTTELPYEFSSGAELLHLCRSHGLGVAELMLANEKSWRSEEEIRSGLLRIWGVMRECVQNGLANEGILPGGLKVRRRAARLHQSLQAIGKPNVIGSTLSAMEWVNLFALAVNEENAAGGRMVTAPTNGAAGIIPAVLMYYMKFNPDACDDDVVRFMLAAAAVGILCKKNASISGAEVGCQGEVGSACAMAAAGLAEVLGASPAQLENAAEIGLEHNLGLTCDPVGGLVQVPCIERNAIAAVKAINAAQMALRGDGEHFISLDQVIRTMKETGADMHDKYKETSRGGLAVTFVEC; encoded by the coding sequence ATGGCCATCAGCGTCTTCGACCTGTTCAAAATCGGCGTGGGTCCGTCCAGCTCCCATACCGTGGGACCGATGCGGGCGGGCGCCCTCTTCGCCCAGCGCCTGGTCGACGAAGGTCTGCTGGAGCAGGTCAAGCGGGTCGAGGTGCGCCTCTATGGTTCGCTGTCGGCCACCGGAATCGGCCATGGCACCGACCGGGCGACCCTGATCGGCCTGATGGGCGAATGGCCGGATCGCGTCGATCCCGCTGCCGTCGAACCGCGCATCGAGGTCCTACGCAACGAGCGCACCCTGTTGCTGGCCGGCCGCCAGGCGGTCCATTTCAACTGGCAGGAAGACATGCTGCTGCTGGAGGAAAGCCTGCCCTACCACCCCAATGCCATGACCCTGACCGCCTTTGGCACCACCGGTGAAGTGGCTGAAGCGACCTACTACTCCATCGGTGGCGGCTTCGTGGTGGACGCCACCCAGGCCGCCAGCGGCGTGCTGGACAGCGATACCACCGAGCTGCCCTACGAATTCTCCAGCGGCGCCGAGCTGCTACACCTCTGTCGCAGCCACGGCCTGGGCGTGGCCGAGCTGATGCTGGCCAACGAGAAGAGCTGGCGCTCCGAGGAAGAGATCCGCAGCGGCCTGCTACGCATCTGGGGCGTGATGCGCGAATGCGTCCAGAACGGTCTCGCCAACGAAGGCATCCTGCCCGGCGGCCTCAAGGTGCGTCGACGCGCTGCCCGCCTGCACCAGAGCTTGCAAGCCATCGGCAAGCCCAACGTCATCGGCTCGACCCTCTCCGCCATGGAGTGGGTCAACCTTTTCGCCCTGGCGGTGAACGAGGAAAACGCTGCCGGCGGCCGCATGGTCACTGCGCCCACCAACGGCGCGGCCGGGATCATCCCGGCGGTGCTGATGTACTACATGAAATTCAATCCCGATGCCTGCGACGACGATGTGGTGCGCTTCATGCTCGCCGCCGCCGCGGTCGGCATCCTGTGCAAGAAGAACGCCTCCATCTCCGGTGCCGAGGTGGGTTGCCAGGGCGAGGTCGGCTCGGCCTGCGCCATGGCTGCCGCCGGTCTGGCCGAGGTGCTGGGCGCCAGCCCCGCGCAGCTGGAAAACGCCGCCGAGATCGGTCTGGAGCACAACCTCGGGCTGACCTGCGACCCGGTCGGTGGCCTGGTACAGGTGCCCTGCATCGAGCGTAACGCCATCGCCGCGGTCAAGGCGATCAACGCCGCCCAGATGGCCCTGCGCGGCGACGGCGAGCACTTCATCTCCCTCGACCAGGTGATCCGCACCATGAAGGAAACCGGCGCGGACATGCACGACAAGTACAAGGAAACCTCTCGCGGCGGTCTGGCCGTGACCTTCGTGGAGTGCTGA